From Danio aesculapii chromosome 18, fDanAes4.1, whole genome shotgun sequence, a single genomic window includes:
- the LOC130245882 gene encoding calcium/manganese antiporter SLC30A10, producing the protein MVRISTHTVLLVFIFAFLVCEIVVGQICRSLLIAVDSFHTLYIFINMALSALKHQTITPCMLEASREAPNPPYDVRMRLQPFCILISALLMASQCVSISLEILTHLVQPEAIQHPHLCIVVGGVSVLFNALVLVWRRTTMDDGTQNKPHSASEPKESALPDGALMFCNPQASSVLDPNQTSPDGSSSCQNTGTESASKHTQKSLSSIREAPQEITEPVEKLPEAQKHTASQCVPQVSIFREHHLGLLSVIQDLLCSVLVLSNGLVLLLSRAHCHRPHSDCHLLVYLDAVFSTVCVVFLLSAALPRLHRYGLLVLQAAPLHLSVRQVRLCLGQVPGVLSVHELHIWQLSDSLIIASLHVHCPAGMSAAECEELLANIKAVFYTFGVNHCTVQPEFLTPEKSDAAPAEASGRSACSLRCGQECVEKLCCAPQVEESTKTINPIHEDKPSARDVIIENTSVIQD; encoded by the exons ATGGTGAGGATTTCCACACACACGGTCCTGCTGGTCTTCATCTTTGCCTTTCTGGTGTGTGAGATAGTGGTGGGCCAAATCTGCAGATCGCTCCTGATTGCGGTGGACAGTTTCCACACGCTCTACATCTTCATAAACATGGCTTTATCAGCATTAAAGCATCAAACTATCACTCCATGCATGCTTGAAGCCTCCAGAGAAGCTCCCAATCCTCCGTATGATGTCCGGATGCGTCTCCAGCCTTTCTGCATCCTGATTTCGGCTCTGTTAATGGCGTCTCAGTGCGTCTCCATCAGTCTGGAGATTCTCACTCATCTCGTGCAGCCAGAAGCCATTCAGCATCCACACTTGTGTATCGTGGTTGGAGGAGTTAGTGTGTTGTTTAATGCACTAGTTTTGGTTTGGAGAAGAACAACGATGGATGATGGGACGCAAAACAAACCGCATTCTGCATCAGAACCCAAAG AAAGTGCTCTTCCGGACGGGGCACTCATGTTCTGCAACCCTCAAGCTTCCAGTGTTCTGGATCCAAATCAAACCTCTCCAGACGGCTCTTCTTCATGCCAAAACACCGGCACTGAATCtgcatccaaacacactcaaaaGTCCCTTTCCAGCATCAGAGAAGCtcctcaggaaatcactgaaccCGTAGAGAAACTTCCAGAAGCACAGAAACACACTG CATCTCAGTGTGTTCCTCAAGTCTCCATCTTCAGAGAGCATCATCTGGGTCTGCTCAGTGTAATCCAAGATCTCCTGTGTTCAGTCCTGGTTCTGTCTAACGGTCTGGTTCTGCTGCTGTCCCGAGCTCACTGTCACCGGCCTCACTCAGACTGTCACCTGCTGGTTTACCTGGATGCAGTTTTCTCCACGGTTTGTGTGGTGTTTCTACTTTCCGCTGCCCTGCCGAGGCTACACCGATACGGGCTGCTGGTCCTCCAGGCGGCGCCGCTGCATCTTTCTGTCCGCCAGGTGCGACTCTGTCTCGGTCAAGTTCCCGGAGTTTTATCGGTCCACGAGCTTCACATTTGGCAGCTCTCGGATTCCCTCATTATCGCATCTCTGCATGTTCACTGTCCCGCCGGGATGAGCGCAGCAGAATGCGAGGAGCTTTTAGCAAACATTAAAGCAGTATTTTACACTTTCGGCGTCAATCATTGCACGGTTCAACCTGAGTTTCTCACGCCGGAAAAGAGCGATGCTGCGCCCGCGGAGGCTTCAGGACGGTCCGCCTGCAGCCTGCGCTGTGGCCAGGAGTGTGTGGAGAAACTCTGTTGTGCCCCACAGGTGGAGGAGTCCACAAAAACAATAAATCCCATCCATGAGGACAAACCCAGCGCTAGAGATGTGATTATTGAGAATACATCTGTGATTCAAGACTGA